In Naumovozyma castellii chromosome 1, complete genome, one DNA window encodes the following:
- the GLY1 gene encoding threonine aldolase GLY1 (ancestral locus Anc_1.489) — translation MSEQELPPQYITASNDLRSDTFTTPTKKMIEAAMNASIGDAVYGEDVDTVTLEQHVARMAGKEAGIFCVSGTLSNQIAIRSHLYQPPYSILCDYRAHVYTHEAAGLAILSQAMVVPVIPSNGDYMTLEDIKAHYIPDDGDIHGAPTRLISLENTLHGIIYPLEELVRIKGWCLENGLKLHCDGARIWNAAAETKVPLKQFGEIFDSISICLSKSMGAPMGSVLVGDAKFIKKCNHFRKQQGGGVRQSGMMARMALCNVDDDWRGKLLYSHKLAHNLAKFCQEKGIPLESPADTNFVFIDLRKAMMDPDVLVKKGLKYNVKLMGGRVSFHYQVTEQTLEKVKLAILETFEYAKQHPFDQNGPTKIYRSESTEIDVEGNAIREIKTYKY, via the coding sequence ATGTCTGAACAAGAATTACCACCACAATATATCACAGCGTCCAATGACCTAAGATCGGACACTTTCACCACaccaacaaagaaaatgatcGAAGCCGCCATGAATGCTTCCATCGGGGATGCCGTCTACGGGGAAGATGTAGACACCGTCACTTTAGAACAGCACGTTGCCAGGATGGCCGGTAAGGAAGCTGGTATATTTTGTGTCTCTGGTACTTTATCCAATCAAATCGCTATCAGGTCTCATCTATATCAACCTCCATATTCCATTCTTTGTGACTACAGAGCTCATGTCTACACTCATGAAGCCGCTGGGTTGGCTATCTTGTCTCAAGCAATGGTCGTCCCTGTAATTCCATCTAATGGAGACTATATGACTTTGGAAGACATTAAGGCTCATTATATCCCAGATGATGGGGATATTCATGGGGCTCCAACTAGATTGatttctttggaaaacaCTTTACATGGGATCATTTACccattggaagaattagtCAGAATTAAAGGTTGGTGTTTGGAAAATGGACTTAAATTACATTGTGATGGTGCCAGAATTTGGAATGCCGCCGCAGAGACTAAAGTCCCATTGAAACAATTCggagaaatatttgattcCATCTCCATTTGTCTTTCTAAATCAATGGGGGCTCCAATGGGGTCTGTATTGGTCGGTGATGctaaatttattaagaaatgTAATCATTTCAGAAAGCAACAAGGTGGTGGTGTAAGACAATCTGGTATGATGGCAAGAATGGCCCTTTGTAACGTCGATGATGATTGGAGGGGTAAATTACTATATTCTCATAAATTGGCTCATAATTTGGCTAAATTTTGTCAAGAAAAGGGAATCCCATTGGAATCCCCTGCTGATACTAATTTCGTCTTTATCGATTTGAGAAAGGCAATGATGGACCCTGATGTTCTAGTGAAGAAGGGACTTAAATATAATGTCAAATTAATGGGTGGAAGAGTTTCATTCCATTATCAAGTCACTGAACAAACTTTAGAAAAGGTCAAGTTGGCCATCTTGGAAACTTTTGAATACGCAAAGCAACATCCATTCGATCAAAATGGTCCAACCAAAATTTACCGTAGTGAATCTACAGAAATTGATGTCGAAGGGAACGCCATTAGAGAAATTAAAACTTATAAATATTAG